One genomic window of Onychomys torridus chromosome 19, mOncTor1.1, whole genome shotgun sequence includes the following:
- the LOC118570288 gene encoding LOW QUALITY PROTEIN: oogenesin-3-like (The sequence of the model RefSeq protein was modified relative to this genomic sequence to represent the inferred CDS: inserted 2 bases in 1 codon), whose product MGDQAPPTLMQLARQXLLREEALTISTLEDLPVGLLPQMFEEVFTDGRTNIPRAMVSAWPFPGLSVGALIKDAHLETLKALLAGLDVLITDKVHPSRQAKLRVLDLTNVHHDFWSIRAGTHEGDCSPQAERQKQPVEICPISEVKKRFRVVTDLELMKARYNKCDSYLLQWTQQRKDSIHLCCRKLKIWNSPVFSAIQIFKKINLDCILELQLSLRSLKFIVELFPYPEQMRNLHTFVLAETGNPFRSGASAQQEWKSMLLSPLSKFPCLQNLSVYNIYFLTGFLEKWFRCLKTPLKTLSITDCWLSQSDLEYLCPNIHELKHLNLSGVVLSDSCPKLLGVLLDRIASTLQTLELEECEMRDSHFNAILPSLSQCSQLTKVNFKNNGISLLVLKNLLCHTAKLRKLTHELYPIPLGHYQEFRLLCPELLDILRAEREPKEVSFSPACRAFSPDSIPWRAEFFALLFQ is encoded by the exons ATGGGAGACCAGGCCCCACCCACACTCATGCAGCTGGCAAGACA gctgctgagggaggaggccttgACCATTTCTACTCTGGAGGACCTGCCCGTGGGGCTGCTCCCGCAGATGTTTGAGGAGGTTTTCACTGATGGACGAACAAACATCCCGAGGGCCATGGTGTCTGCCTGGCCATTCCCAGGCCTTTCTGTAGGAGCCCTGATAAAGGACGCCCACCTGGAAACGTTGAAAGCTCTGCTTGCTGGACTAGATGTGCTGATTACAGACAAGGTTCATCCCAGCAGGCAGGCAAAACTCAGAGTACTTGATTTGACGAATGTGCACCATGACTTCTGGAGCATTAGGGCAGGAACCCATGAAGGTGACTGCTCACCACAAGCCGAGAGGCAGAAGCAACCAGTGGAGATCTGTCCTATCTCTGAGGTGAAGAAACGTTTTAGGGTAGtaactgatcttgaactcatgaagGCAAGGTACAATAAATGTGACTCGTACTTGTTACAGTGGACCCAGCAGCGAAAAGATTCCATTCATCTATGTTGTAGAAAGCTGAAGATTTGGAATTCACCTGTCTTCTCAGCTATACAGATCTTCAAAAAGATAAATCTGGACTGTATCTTGGAGCTGCAGCTGAGTCTACGGTCACTTAAATTCATTGTAGAGCTTTTTCCTTACCCAGAGCAGATGAGAAACCTTCACACCTTTGTGCTAGCAGAAACTGGGAATCCCTTCAGATCTGGTGCTTCTGCACAGCAGGAATGGAAAAGCATGTTGCTTTCTCCGCTCTCCAAATTCCCTTGTCTCCAGAATCTCTCTGTATATAATATCTACTTTTTAACAGGCTTCCTTGAGAAGTGGTTCAGGTGCCTGAAGACCCCCTTGAAGACTCTGTCAATCACTGACTGCTGGCTCTCCCAGTCAGACTTGGAGTacctt TGCCCGAACATCCATGAGCTGAAACATCTGAACCTGAGTGGTGTAGTGCTATCTGATTCATGCCCTAAGCTTCTTGGGGTTCTCCTTGATAGAATCGCAAGTACCCTGCAAACCCTGGAATTGGAGGAGTGCGAGATGAGGGACTCTCATTTCAATGCTATCTTGCCTTCCCTGAGCCAATGCTCCCAGCTTACTAAGgtcaatttcaaaaataatggtatctctctgcttgtcctgaaGAACCTTCTATGTCACACAGCCAAGCTGAGAAAGCTGACCCATGAGCTGTACCCTATCCCTCTGGGACACTATCAGGAATTCAGGCTACTTTGTCCTGAGCTGCTGGATATACTCAGGGCCGAAAGGGAACCCAAGGAagtttccttttctcctgcttGCAGGGCTTTCTCTCCTGATTCTATACCCTGGAGGGCAGAATTTTTTGCCTTACTTTTTCAATAA